DNA sequence from the Candidatus Eremiobacteraceae bacterium genome:
TGGCCGAAGGTCGAAGTGGTCGGCCACCAGTTGGGCGATGCGCGATTCTTCGATGCGGTTCGTGCCGAAACACTCGACGAATACGGACACCGGCTTCGCGACGCCGATGGCATACGCGACTTGGATCTCACAGCGGTCGGCCAATCCTGACGCGACGATGTTCTTGGCCACGTATCGCGCCGCGTATGCGCCGGATCGATCGACTTTGGTGGGATCCTTGCCCGAAAACGCGCCGCCGCCGTGGCGCGCCATGCCGCCGTACGTGTCGGCGATGATCTTGCGGCCGGTCAATCCGGCATCGCCAAGCGGACCGCCGATGACGAAGCGCCCGGTAGGGTTGATGAAGATGTTCGTCTTCTCGTCGATCGAGAGATAGCCGTCCACCGCGGGCCGGACGACATGTTTGAGCACGTTGTCGTGGATGACGCCGTGGTCGTAGCCGTCTGCATGCTGCGTGGAGACGACCACCGTGTCGATTCGCACCGGTTTGTGGCCATCGTACTCGACCGTGACTTGGGCCTTGCCGTCGGGCCGCAAGAAATCGACGACTTCATTCTTCCGCGCGGCCGCAAGGGTGTGCGCGATGCGGTGAGCGATCACGATCGGAATCGGCATCAGCTCTTTGGTCTCGCGGCAAGCGAATCCGAACATCATTCCTTGGTCGCCGGCACCGACGGCGGACATCGCTTCCGAGGAGCCTTCTTTCATCTCCAATGCTTGATCGACGCCGAGCGCGATGTCCGATGATTGTTCGTCGATAGAGATCGAGACGCCGCAGGTGTCGGCGTCGAAGCCGAAGCGAGAGTCGGTGTATCCGATCTTGCGCACCGTGTCGCGGACGATTTGCGGGATGTCGACATAGCACGAGGTGGAGATCTCGCCGGCCACGTGCACCTGGCCGGTGATCACAAACGTCTCGCACGCCACGCGGCCCTGCGGATCCTTGGCTAACACGGCGTCGAGCACGGCGTCTGAGATCTGATCGGCGATCTTGTCCGGGTGCCCTTCGGTGACGCTCTCCGATGTGAACGAACGCTTGTATGCCATTTTTACGTTCCCTCGTTCCACGAGGCCAGATACTTCTTCTGCTCGCCCGTCAGTTTGTCGATCGTCACGCCCAACGCTGCGAGTTTGAGCCGCGCGACCTCTTCATCGATCTCTTTCGGCACCGGGAAGACGGACGCTTTCAACGAGCCGCGACGCTTCACCACATACTCTGCGGCGAGCGCTTGGTTCGCGAACGACATGTCCATGACTGCTGCCGGATGGCCCTCTGCGGCCGCGAGGTTGATCAGGCGGCCTTCGCCGAGCAGACAAATCGTCCGGCCGTCGCCCAACCGGTACTCTTCCACGAACTCGCGCGGCTTCGATTTCTCGCCTTCCGAAAGACGCTCGAGCGCGTCGATATCGACCTCGACGTTGAAGTGCCCGCTATTCGCGACCAGCGCTCCGCTTTTCATAGAGAGGAAGTGTTCTTCGCGCAGCACGTGCGTGTTGCCGGTGACGGTGACGAAGATGTCGCCGCGATGTGCGGCCTCTTCCAT
Encoded proteins:
- the metK gene encoding methionine adenosyltransferase, with product MAYKRSFTSESVTEGHPDKIADQISDAVLDAVLAKDPQGRVACETFVITGQVHVAGEISTSCYVDIPQIVRDTVRKIGYTDSRFGFDADTCGVSISIDEQSSDIALGVDQALEMKEGSSEAMSAVGAGDQGMMFGFACRETKELMPIPIVIAHRIAHTLAAARKNEVVDFLRPDGKAQVTVEYDGHKPVRIDTVVVSTQHADGYDHGVIHDNVLKHVVRPAVDGYLSIDEKTNIFINPTGRFVIGGPLGDAGLTGRKIIADTYGGMARHGGGAFSGKDPTKVDRSGAYAARYVAKNIVASGLADRCEIQVAYAIGVAKPVSVFVECFGTNRIEESRIAQLVADHFDLRPGAIIQKLNLRRPIYKQTAVYGHFGRPELDLPWERLDMAATLRAAAGIKLDEEKFPLPILK